The following DNA comes from Hordeum vulgare subsp. vulgare chromosome 3H, MorexV3_pseudomolecules_assembly, whole genome shotgun sequence.
GTCTAAGAGTTATGAGCGCCACCAATCTCACTTTTTTTTGCCAGTCCCTTTAAGACACATTTCCATCAGTTAACAAAaactttatggaacttcttttctcaaaaaagaaaaatgtttataatcgaaaaatgctTATAATCTTTTCGTCTTCTTCACGATTCGCAGCCTGTGCTATATTTGGCTCAGCACTTGCATGTGCCATTTTGTTTTTTACTACAGTTGCGTGTGCGCATCATTTACCAAAAGGACGGACCAAAAGTCCAAAACTGCAGGAAATACGCAAGCTTCCAAATCACGCTTTCTTAACCAGTAAGTACCTTCCATACATGGCCACAGACACAGAGTGGCGCTAATAAAAGGCTGGACGGCCCGTCCATACTCGAAAAGACCCATTGGTCCCTTCCCTCCGCTCACACCGCAAACGGCAAACCCAGAACCGCCGCGCAGAGCGAggccgcggcggcggcgagggcccACGAGGCGACGCCGGCGTGGTGCGCGGCCGCGTTGGGCGCCGGCGCCGCGGCGTAGGGCGGGCGCGCAGGGCGGTCCTCGACGAGCACGGTGACCTTCATGCCGCCCCAGCAGTAGCCGCGGCTGCAGATGAAGTAGTAGCGGCCCGTGTGGTTGAGCTGGAAGACGTAGCCGCGGCCGCGGTCGTAGCTGACGACGGGGTTGGTCGGGTCGCACTTCTCGTACGCCGCCTCGTTGGCCACCTGCACCACGTCGTACATGCCCCCCCTGGCGTAGTTGAACTCTGCGCGATCGACACGAGCGGATCAGTTCACCGGAGAAGACGGTGGAGATCAGGTATTCTGGTGTGGGGGAAGGGTTGAGGGGGGAGAGGGATACGTACGGAGCCAGTCGCCGACGTGGAAGCGGTACTGGTCGGGCCAGGTGGTGTAGTTGACGT
Coding sequences within:
- the LOC123440290 gene encoding lamin-like protein — translated: MAVTLTPDLPLLLLLLGTLLLLAAAPAPSAAEKFVVGDKKNWAPNVNYTTWPDQYRFHVGDWLQFNYARGGMYDVVQVANEAAYEKCDPTNPVVSYDRGRGYVFQLNHTGRYYFICSRGYCWGGMKVTVLVEDRPARPPYAAAPAPNAAAHHAGVASWALAAAAASLCAAVLGLPFAV